Proteins encoded by one window of Panicum virgatum strain AP13 chromosome 7N, P.virgatum_v5, whole genome shotgun sequence:
- the LOC120683739 gene encoding protein MIZU-KUSSEI 1-like, giving the protein MRNSCSYVRRSSTALRDSSRLPIHNNILLAICQRQGTIVGSAGIHQQFIMKKKKSGASNYLCIAPIFNSCLSSGKQPSNDAGRNRLSFSFPDSLAGGKTQRQQQQQQPEEQNNSESIIDPAASIITRKDGRHCTVIVGTIFGRRSGRVTFCVQRDPAVPPPFLFELSVPMQSLAAEMGSGLLRIALECHRPSGAGGGIPHVDGAGGSTSRNVWKASCNGCDVGYAERRRPTDWDRRVLESMRTMTTGVGERPDDGDLQGGGGGSGEVLYMRATYERVVGSRDAVSYHLISPGTGAGNPPQELSVFLLRTRGD; this is encoded by the exons ATGAGAAACAGCTGCTCCTATGTTCGTCGGTCCTCAACAGCGCTACGAGACTCTTCGCGCCTGCCTATACATAACAACATTTTGCTTGCCATCTGCCAAAGACAAGGCACCATAGTTGGTAGCGCAGGAATTCATCAGcagttcatcatgaagaagaagaagtcggGGGCATCCAACTACCTGTGCATCGCACCCATCTTTAACTCCTGCCTTTCCTCCGGTAAGCAACCGTCGAATGACGCCGGCAGAAACCGGCTGAGCTTCTCCTTCCCGGACAGTCTCGCCGGCGGCAAGACCcagcgccagcagcagcagcagcagccggaggagcaAAATAATTCAGAGAGCATCATCGACCCAGCCGCCTCAATCATCACCAGGAAGGACGGCCGGCACTGCACCGTGATTGTCGGCACCATCTTcggccgccgctccggccgcgTCACCTTCTGCGTGCAGCGCGACCCGGCCGTGCCGCCCCCGTTCCTCTTCGAGCTCTCCGTCCCGATGCAGTCCCTCGCCGCCGAGATGGGCTCGGGCCTCCTCCGCATCGCGCTCGAGTGCCACCGccccagcggcgccggcggcggcatacCTCacgtcgacggcgccggcggaaGCACGAGCAGGAATGTGTGGAAGGCGTCCTGCAACGGGTGCGACGTGGGGTACGCCGAGCGACGGCGTCCGACGGACTGGGATCGGCGCGTGCTGGAGAGCATGCGGACGATGACAACCGGAGTCGGC GAACGACCCGACGATGGGGAcctgcagggcggcggcggtggcagcggggaggtgctgtaCATGCGGGCGACGTACGAGAGGGTCGTGGGCTCAAGGGATGCCGTATCCTACCACCTCATCAGCCCCGGCACGGGGGCCGGCAACCCGCCTCAGGAGCTAAGCGTCTTCTTACTGCGGACCAGGGgtgactga